The following nucleotide sequence is from Tardiphaga alba.
CTGAAAGATCGACCCCGGCGAATGTACAAGCTCTATTCGATGCAGCGCTCTGGCAACAGCTACAAGGTTCGCCTTGCGCTGTCCTTTGTCGGCGCGCCGTATCGCGCCATCGAGGTCGATATTTTGCGCGGCGAAAGTCGCACGCCGGAATTCCTCGCCAAGAATCCGAGCGGCCAGGTGCCCCTGCTCGAAATCGCCGAGGGCCGCTATCTCGCCGAATCCAACGCCATCCTCTGGTATGTCGCCATCGGCACCTCGCTGGCGCCGGAATCGCGGATGGACCGCGCCGAAGCGCTGCAGTGGATGTTCTTCGAACAGCATGCGCTGGAGCCCAATCTCGGCTCGGCCTATTTCTGGCTGTCGCTGGTCCGTGGCGGCCGCGACCTGCAGACCCATGCTTTGGATGACTGGATGGAGCGCGGCTATGCTGCGCTGCAGGTGATGGAAAATCACCTCAAGACCCACGACTTCTTCGCCGCCGGCCAGCTCACCATCGCCGACATCGCGCTCTACGGTTACACCCATGTGGCGGACCAGTGCGATTTCGACCTGTCGAGCTTTCCCGCGATCCAGCGCTGGCTGCGGCTGGTGGAAGCGCAGCCGGGCTTCATCGCCATGGATTGGCACCCGACCTCGTCCGAATACGACACACTGGACGTCGTTGCCGGGGCATAACTCGCGCATTCGTGAGCATAAGTAGCGCGAATGCCATTTTCCCGCCACAGTTGACACAATTCCCGCCGCAATCCCGCCTGCCCTGCTTGCGAAGTTTAGCAGGCGGATGATTCGTCCGCGATTTGAAGGATTTACGACCATGATACGGTCGCTTCGCGTGGGTGCAGGATTTCAGGCGCGCCCCACGCCCGCTGCATCCAACCGGCTGACCCATGCTGTCGCAGCATCGCTTGCGGCTGGTTGCCTGTCCCTGTGCGTCATTCTCGCCTTGACCGTGATGTCGATCCGGATGGCGACGGCAATGCCGTTCTGACGCGGCGCTCCCATAATC
It contains:
- a CDS encoding glutathione S-transferase family protein, producing the protein MYKLYSMQRSGNSYKVRLALSFVGAPYRAIEVDILRGESRTPEFLAKNPSGQVPLLEIAEGRYLAESNAILWYVAIGTSLAPESRMDRAEALQWMFFEQHALEPNLGSAYFWLSLVRGGRDLQTHALDDWMERGYAALQVMENHLKTHDFFAAGQLTIADIALYGYTHVADQCDFDLSSFPAIQRWLRLVEAQPGFIAMDWHPTSSEYDTLDVVAGA